In Pseudomonas sp. Q1-7, the genomic window CGCGGCTATTACCAATTGGGTCGGGCACGGGGCGCCGCGGCGCTGCTCCGGCAGCAGGGGCTGGACACCTGGGTGGGCGGCGTCGAGGCCTATTCCACCCTCGGCTGGTTCGATGATCCGCTGCTCAACACGATGCTGCGCTGGGACGACGAGCGTCTCGCCGCGCTGATCTTCCATGAACTGGCCCACCAGCAGCTCTATGTGCCGGGCGATACCGCCTTCAACGAATCCTTCGCCAGCTTCGTCGAGCGCGAGGGCCTGGGCCAGTGGCGCGTCAGTCGAGGGTTGGACCCGACGGACGACCAGGACAGCCTCCGCCGCGACGCCCTTACCCGACTGGTGCTGGATGCCCGCGAGCGCCTGGCGCGTCTCTATGCCAGCGACCTGCCGACCGAACCCATGCGGGAGGCCAAGGCCGAGGCGTTCGAGCGCCTGCGCCGTGACTACCGTGCCCTGCGCGACCGCGACTGGGGTGGCGACACCCGCTTCGATGCCTGGGTGGAAGGGCCGATGAACAATGCCAAGCTGCTGCCTTTCGGGCTCTATGACCAATGGGTGCCGGCTTTCGCCGAGCTGTTCCGCGAGGCGGGGGGGAACTGGCCGGCCTTCTATCGGCGTGCCCGCGAGTTGGGCGAGCTGCCCTTGCCGGCCCGCACTCGGGCACTGGAAAGACTGATGGCGAAGGGCTAGAACTTGCCGAGCTGGCCCTCGGTCAAACGGTCAGGACATCAAGGAAACGGAGCAGGCGATGAAGAGCGTTGCGATAGTCCTGACACTGGTCGCGATGGCGGGAAACGCCCTGGCGGCGCCCAAGCCCTGCGAGGAACTGAAGCAGGAAATCGAAGTGAAGATCCAGGCCGCCGGGGTGACCTCCTACACCCTGGAGATAGTCCCGAACGCCGAAGTGCAGGACCAGAACATGGTGGTCGGCACCTGCGAGAACGGCACCAAGAAGATCATCTACCAGCGCAACGGCGATTGATCGCCCGGCCCTCGGCCCCCGGGTGTTTCAGCCAGGACAGGTTGTCGACCTGCATGGCGATCGACATCGCCCCCACAATTTCTTGCGTAGACATTCCGCTGCTTTCAAGCAAACGCCCGGTTCAGCTCGTCCAGGCTGGCGAAGTAGTAGGCCGGC contains:
- a CDS encoding aminopeptidase, which translates into the protein MSTTLLIELLDRIRRPWVPLLGAWLLSGCSSLDYYGQLARGQLALLSARQPVQALVEDPSQPPQLRQRLARAQEARAFASTALGLPDNGSYRVYADIQRPYVVWNLFATPEFSLQPQTHCFPIAGCVAYRGYYQLGRARGAAALLRQQGLDTWVGGVEAYSTLGWFDDPLLNTMLRWDDERLAALIFHELAHQQLYVPGDTAFNESFASFVEREGLGQWRVSRGLDPTDDQDSLRRDALTRLVLDARERLARLYASDLPTEPMREAKAEAFERLRRDYRALRDRDWGGDTRFDAWVEGPMNNAKLLPFGLYDQWVPAFAELFREAGGNWPAFYRRARELGELPLPARTRALERLMAKG
- a CDS encoding DUF1161 domain-containing protein, producing the protein MKSVAIVLTLVAMAGNALAAPKPCEELKQEIEVKIQAAGVTSYTLEIVPNAEVQDQNMVVGTCENGTKKIIYQRNGD